The genomic segment AGGTGCCCGGCGTGCGCTGCGCCCTGGCGCACGACACCTTTTCGGCGCGGGCGACGCGGGAGCACAACGACAGCAACGTGCTCGCCCTCGGGGCGCGGGTTATCGGGCCGGGGCTGGCCCGCGAGATCGTACGCACGTGGCTGGAGACCGACTTTGCCGGCGGGCGGCACGAGCGGCGCGTGAACAAAATCCGCGCCATCGAAGCGCAAAAGCTGGGCGGGTGAAAGGATGACCGAACGGCTGACGCATCAGGGAGCGGGCGGCGCGCAGGCGATGGGGCCATCCCCGGACGCCGGCGTGGATTTGGCCGACGTGACGGTGCGCACGCGGCAGGTTGTGGAGGAGCTGCAGGAAGCGGCGGCCCTCGGTCCGAACCATCTGCTCGTCATCGGCTGCAGCACGAGCGAGGTGGCCGGCCGGCCCATCGGCACGGCCGGCAGCCTGGCCATTGCCGCGGCGATCTGGGAAGGGGTCGAAGCGGTGCGCCGGCGGCATGGCTTCCACGTGGCCTGGCAGTGCTGCGAGCACCTGAACCGCGCCCTCGTCGTCGAGCGCGAGACGATGGAGCGCTTTGGGCTGGAAGAGGTCACCGTGGTGCCCCATCCCAAGGCCGGCGGGTCCATGGCTACGGTGGCCTACGAGCGGATGCGCGACCCCGTGGTCGTGGAGGCGGTGCGCGCCCACGCCGGGGTGGACATCGGCGACACCCTCATCGGCATGCACCTGCGACCGGTGGCCGTGCCGGTGCGCCCATCGGTGCGCGAGATCGGACAAGCCCATGTGACGATGGCCCGCACGCGCCCCAAGCTGATCGGCGGGGAGCGCGCCATCTACCGGCGGCCGGATGGGGCCCATCCCGCCGGCGACGGCCAGCGCAACGAGGAGTGACGGCCGATGCCGTTTTGGCCCCGGGCGGCGAATGTGCGCCCTAGGCCTTCCGGCGTTTCGGTGGACAAACCCGTTCGGCCGAGCGCGCCCAAAAGAAGCTGAGGAAGAGGAGGAACCTTCGTGGAACACTTGCGCAAGCAGGACCCCCAGGTGGCGGAAGCGATTGAACGGGAGCTGAAGCGGCAGCAGCACAACATTGAACTCATTGCGTCGGAAAACTTCGTCAGCCGCGCCGTGCTGGAAGCGATGGGCACGGTGCTGACGAACAAGTACGCCGAAGGGTACCCCGGGCGCCGCTACTACGGCGGGTGCGAATGGGTTGACGTCGTGGAAGAGCTGGCGCGCGAGCGGGCCAAGCAGCTGTTCGGCGCCGAGCACGCCAACGTGCAGCCCCACTCGGGGGCGCAGGCCAACATGGCCGTCTACCATGCCCTGCTGGAGCCGGGCGACACCGTGCTGGGGATGAACCTCTCCCACGGCGGCCACCTGACCCACGGCAGCCCGGTCAACTTCTCCGGGGCGCTGTACAACTTCGTGGCCTACGGCGTCGACCCGGAAACGCACCGCATCGACTACGACGAGGTGCGCAAGCTGGCCCATGCCCACAAGCCGAAGCTGATCGTCGCCGGAGCCAGCGCCTATCCGCGCATCATCGACTTCGCGAAGATGCGCGAGATTGCCGATGAGGTCGGGGCCTACCTGATGGTGGACATGGCCCACATCGCCGGCCTTGTCGCCGCCGGCCTCCATCCCAGCCCGGTGCCGCACGCCCATGTGGTGACGACGACGACGCACAAAACCCTGCGCGGCCCGCGCGGCGGCCTCATCCTGTGCCAGGCCGACCTGGCCAAGGCCATCGACAAGGCGGTCTTCCCCGGCATCCAGGGCGGCCCGCTCATGCACATCATCGCCGCCAAGGCCGTCGCCCTCGGCGAGGCCCTTACGCCGGCCTTCCGCGACTACGCCGCGCGCATCGTCGCCAACGCGAAAAAGCTGGCCGA from the Calditerricola satsumensis genome contains:
- a CDS encoding TIGR01440 family protein, coding for MGPSPDAGVDLADVTVRTRQVVEELQEAAALGPNHLLVIGCSTSEVAGRPIGTAGSLAIAAAIWEGVEAVRRRHGFHVAWQCCEHLNRALVVERETMERFGLEEVTVVPHPKAGGSMATVAYERMRDPVVVEAVRAHAGVDIGDTLIGMHLRPVAVPVRPSVREIGQAHVTMARTRPKLIGGERAIYRRPDGAHPAGDGQRNEE
- the glyA gene encoding serine hydroxymethyltransferase — translated: MEHLRKQDPQVAEAIERELKRQQHNIELIASENFVSRAVLEAMGTVLTNKYAEGYPGRRYYGGCEWVDVVEELARERAKQLFGAEHANVQPHSGAQANMAVYHALLEPGDTVLGMNLSHGGHLTHGSPVNFSGALYNFVAYGVDPETHRIDYDEVRKLAHAHKPKLIVAGASAYPRIIDFAKMREIADEVGAYLMVDMAHIAGLVAAGLHPSPVPHAHVVTTTTHKTLRGPRGGLILCQADLAKAIDKAVFPGIQGGPLMHIIAAKAVALGEALTPAFRDYAARIVANAKKLAEALLERGFVLISGGTDNHLILVDVRNLGLTGKRAEALLDEVGITVNKNTIPYDPESPFVTSGIRIGTPAVTTRGFDEAAMVEIADIMAAVLQNPDNAAVKAEARARVKALCERFPLYPDLG